From Cydia splendana chromosome 4, ilCydSple1.2, whole genome shotgun sequence, one genomic window encodes:
- the LOC134789754 gene encoding odorant receptor 94b-like isoform X2, with translation MRTWARHKRATLAGACVVSLLRTLRCCGFCRLPPMAGNGPPPSLFTRIARATHDVYCGFALAERGDMDTLARVMFLLLCHVTSIAKQIIFMVRASRIAKLVQDFDDMAYNPKETTRKNLLIKRAQGASRLGTAYAGTAALTCALWTIFPFLARLGGTRVNFALWIPFTYYSWPEFFIVLLYTHYVTSLVGIANTTMDAFIATILGQCKTQLTILKMDFESLAERANERARETGEQVSAAAAALLVRCIKHHHKICDTSREVQAIFGGAVLLQFGIGGWILCMAAYKIVGLSVASLEFVSMVMFLMCILTELFLYCYYGNEVAVESAQVSDAVYGMEWIGPDGVGKEVRRALPFVICCSAGAARRPLRPAAVFIPLSLETFVTIIKSSYTFYAMLRQTQR, from the exons ATGAG AACGTGGGCACGCCATAAAAGGGCGACGCTTGCCGGCGCCTGTGTGGTTTCACTCCTGCGCACACTGCGATGCTGCGGGTTCTGCCGGCTGCCCCCCATGGCAGGGAACGGACCCCCGCCCTCCCTCTTCACCCGCATCGCACGCGCAACGCACGACGTCTACTGTGGCTTCGCACTTGCG GAGCGCGGCGATATGGATACACTGGCGCGAGTGATGTTCCTCCTACTCTGTCATGTGACATCTATTGCCAAGCAGATTATCTTCATGGTGCGTGCTTCTCGCATCGCCAAGCTCGTACAAGACTTTGATG ATATGGCATATAATCCGAAGGAGACGACAAGAAAAAATCTGCTGATAAAAAGGGCGCAAGGAGCGTCGCGGCTTGGAACGGCTTACGCAGGAACTGCAGCGCTAACCTGTGCCTTATGGACTATTTTTCCATTCCTAGCGCGCTTGGGCGGCACGCGCGTTAATTTCGCTCTATGGATACCCTTTACCTATTACTCCTGGCCTGAGTTCTTTATTGTTCTCCTGTACACGCATTACGTCACCTCGTTGGTTGGAATTGCCAATACCACTATGGACGCCTTCATAGCCACCATACTCGGACAGTGCAAGACGCAGCTTACGATACTAAA AATGGACTTTGAGTCGTTGGCAGAGAGGGCAAATGAACGGGCACGTGAAACTGGAGAGCAAGTAAGCGCTGCGGCGGCAGCACTCCTCGTTCGCTGTATTAAACACCACCATAAGATTTGCGA CACGTCACGCGAGGTGCAAGCGATATTTGGCGGAGCAGTGTTGCTACAGTTTGGTATTGGCGGTTGGATTCTCTGTATGGCAGCTTATAAAATTGTAGGC CTTAGTGTGGCCTCTCTGGAGTTTGTGTCAATGGTGATGTTCCTAATGTGCATTCTTACCGAGCTCTTTCTTTACTGCTATTATGGCAACGAGGTTGCTGTTGAG AgtgcacaagtgagcgatgcgGTATACGGGATGGAATGGATAGGGCCAGATGGGGTCGGAAAAGAAGTACGGCGCGCCTTGCCCTTTGTCATCTGTTGCAGCGCCGGCGCCGCTCGTCGACCTCTGCGTCCCGCTGCGGTCTTCATCCCGCTTTCGCTTGAGACCTTCGTCACG ATTATCAAGTCGTCGTACACATTCTACGCGATGCTGCGACAGACCCAGCGTTGA
- the LOC134789754 gene encoding odorant receptor 94b-like isoform X3, giving the protein MRTWARHKRATLAGACVVSLLRTLRCCGFCRLPPMAGNGPPPSLFTRIARATHDVYCGFALAVTSTYLVQELIYAYLERGDMDTLARVMFLLLCHVTSIAKQIIFMVRASRIAKLVQDFDDMAYNPKETTRKNLLIKRAQGASRLGTAYAGTAALTCALWTIFPFLARLGGTRVNFALWIPFTYYSWPEFFIVLLYTHYVTSLVGIANTTMDAFIATILGQCKTQLTILKMDFESLAERANERARETGEQVSAAAAALLVRCIKHHHKICDTSREVQAIFGGAVLLQFGIGGWILCMAAYKIVGLSVASLEFVSMVMFLMCILTELFLYCYYGNEVAVEIIKSSYTFYAMLRQTQR; this is encoded by the exons ATGAG AACGTGGGCACGCCATAAAAGGGCGACGCTTGCCGGCGCCTGTGTGGTTTCACTCCTGCGCACACTGCGATGCTGCGGGTTCTGCCGGCTGCCCCCCATGGCAGGGAACGGACCCCCGCCCTCCCTCTTCACCCGCATCGCACGCGCAACGCACGACGTCTACTGTGGCTTCGCACTTGCGGTAACCTCGACGTATCTGGTCCAAGAGCTCATCTATGCTTATCTG GAGCGCGGCGATATGGATACACTGGCGCGAGTGATGTTCCTCCTACTCTGTCATGTGACATCTATTGCCAAGCAGATTATCTTCATGGTGCGTGCTTCTCGCATCGCCAAGCTCGTACAAGACTTTGATG ATATGGCATATAATCCGAAGGAGACGACAAGAAAAAATCTGCTGATAAAAAGGGCGCAAGGAGCGTCGCGGCTTGGAACGGCTTACGCAGGAACTGCAGCGCTAACCTGTGCCTTATGGACTATTTTTCCATTCCTAGCGCGCTTGGGCGGCACGCGCGTTAATTTCGCTCTATGGATACCCTTTACCTATTACTCCTGGCCTGAGTTCTTTATTGTTCTCCTGTACACGCATTACGTCACCTCGTTGGTTGGAATTGCCAATACCACTATGGACGCCTTCATAGCCACCATACTCGGACAGTGCAAGACGCAGCTTACGATACTAAA AATGGACTTTGAGTCGTTGGCAGAGAGGGCAAATGAACGGGCACGTGAAACTGGAGAGCAAGTAAGCGCTGCGGCGGCAGCACTCCTCGTTCGCTGTATTAAACACCACCATAAGATTTGCGA CACGTCACGCGAGGTGCAAGCGATATTTGGCGGAGCAGTGTTGCTACAGTTTGGTATTGGCGGTTGGATTCTCTGTATGGCAGCTTATAAAATTGTAGGC CTTAGTGTGGCCTCTCTGGAGTTTGTGTCAATGGTGATGTTCCTAATGTGCATTCTTACCGAGCTCTTTCTTTACTGCTATTATGGCAACGAGGTTGCTGTTGAG ATTATCAAGTCGTCGTACACATTCTACGCGATGCTGCGACAGACCCAGCGTTGA
- the LOC134789754 gene encoding odorant receptor 94b-like isoform X1 has protein sequence MRTWARHKRATLAGACVVSLLRTLRCCGFCRLPPMAGNGPPPSLFTRIARATHDVYCGFALAVTSTYLVQELIYAYLERGDMDTLARVMFLLLCHVTSIAKQIIFMVRASRIAKLVQDFDDMAYNPKETTRKNLLIKRAQGASRLGTAYAGTAALTCALWTIFPFLARLGGTRVNFALWIPFTYYSWPEFFIVLLYTHYVTSLVGIANTTMDAFIATILGQCKTQLTILKMDFESLAERANERARETGEQVSAAAAALLVRCIKHHHKICDTSREVQAIFGGAVLLQFGIGGWILCMAAYKIVGLSVASLEFVSMVMFLMCILTELFLYCYYGNEVAVESAQVSDAVYGMEWIGPDGVGKEVRRALPFVICCSAGAARRPLRPAAVFIPLSLETFVTIIKSSYTFYAMLRQTQR, from the exons ATGAG AACGTGGGCACGCCATAAAAGGGCGACGCTTGCCGGCGCCTGTGTGGTTTCACTCCTGCGCACACTGCGATGCTGCGGGTTCTGCCGGCTGCCCCCCATGGCAGGGAACGGACCCCCGCCCTCCCTCTTCACCCGCATCGCACGCGCAACGCACGACGTCTACTGTGGCTTCGCACTTGCGGTAACCTCGACGTATCTGGTCCAAGAGCTCATCTATGCTTATCTG GAGCGCGGCGATATGGATACACTGGCGCGAGTGATGTTCCTCCTACTCTGTCATGTGACATCTATTGCCAAGCAGATTATCTTCATGGTGCGTGCTTCTCGCATCGCCAAGCTCGTACAAGACTTTGATG ATATGGCATATAATCCGAAGGAGACGACAAGAAAAAATCTGCTGATAAAAAGGGCGCAAGGAGCGTCGCGGCTTGGAACGGCTTACGCAGGAACTGCAGCGCTAACCTGTGCCTTATGGACTATTTTTCCATTCCTAGCGCGCTTGGGCGGCACGCGCGTTAATTTCGCTCTATGGATACCCTTTACCTATTACTCCTGGCCTGAGTTCTTTATTGTTCTCCTGTACACGCATTACGTCACCTCGTTGGTTGGAATTGCCAATACCACTATGGACGCCTTCATAGCCACCATACTCGGACAGTGCAAGACGCAGCTTACGATACTAAA AATGGACTTTGAGTCGTTGGCAGAGAGGGCAAATGAACGGGCACGTGAAACTGGAGAGCAAGTAAGCGCTGCGGCGGCAGCACTCCTCGTTCGCTGTATTAAACACCACCATAAGATTTGCGA CACGTCACGCGAGGTGCAAGCGATATTTGGCGGAGCAGTGTTGCTACAGTTTGGTATTGGCGGTTGGATTCTCTGTATGGCAGCTTATAAAATTGTAGGC CTTAGTGTGGCCTCTCTGGAGTTTGTGTCAATGGTGATGTTCCTAATGTGCATTCTTACCGAGCTCTTTCTTTACTGCTATTATGGCAACGAGGTTGCTGTTGAG AgtgcacaagtgagcgatgcgGTATACGGGATGGAATGGATAGGGCCAGATGGGGTCGGAAAAGAAGTACGGCGCGCCTTGCCCTTTGTCATCTGTTGCAGCGCCGGCGCCGCTCGTCGACCTCTGCGTCCCGCTGCGGTCTTCATCCCGCTTTCGCTTGAGACCTTCGTCACG ATTATCAAGTCGTCGTACACATTCTACGCGATGCTGCGACAGACCCAGCGTTGA